A genomic window from Nicotiana sylvestris chromosome 11, ASM39365v2, whole genome shotgun sequence includes:
- the LOC104227752 gene encoding uncharacterized protein, giving the protein MAGDKETQSTTGNLDSTNPLYMHPSESAVMTLVPVVFYGTGYRSWRRGVLRALSVKNKVGFITRKCKKPNLDEVTYNQRARCDDMVTSWILNSLSKDLADNLQFVNNAKELWQELEDRYNQTNGAKLY; this is encoded by the coding sequence ATGGCTGGAGACAAGGAAACTCAAAGTACAACTGGTAATTTGGATTCGACTAACCCACTATACATGCACCCATCGGAGAGTGCCGTAATGACGCTAGTTCCTGTTGTTTTTTACGGAACTGGATACAGATCCTGGAGAAGAGGAGTCCTTAGGGCTTTGTCAGTAAAGAACAAAGTCGGATTCATCACAAGAAAGTGTAAGAAACCTAACCTTGATGAAGTGACCTACAATCAGCGGGCTCGTTGCGATGATATGGTTACATCGTGGATTTTAAATTCACTCTCAAAGGATCTAGCTGATAATCTACAATTTGTCAACAACGCTAAGGAGTTATGGCAAGAGTTAGAAGATAGATATAATCAGACTAATGGAGCGAAGCTTTATTAA
- the LOC104227747 gene encoding MACPF domain-containing protein At1g14780 isoform X1, whose protein sequence is MSNINSIVEKAIDSLGKGFDLTCDFRLKYCKGDERLVLLNETVTKEIIVPGFGAFNNVPVDIKCDKGDRVRFQSDILTFNQMSEFMNRKSSVAGKIPSGLFNSMFGFQSGSWATDAANTNYLGLDGYFIILFDVHIDRSPLLLSDQVINDVPSTWDPAALARFIEKYGTHIIVGLSIGGQDVVLVRQDKLSNMEPSQLKDQLDELGDQLFTGICNFSPHQCKTREQKHKALEAFNVFDPQPNIFSDFPSATTKDGVTVICSKRGGDLTANTHSEWLLTVASKPDAIGFNFIPITSLLKAVPGMGFLSHAINLYLRYKPPIADLQYFLDFQAHKMWAPVHSDLPLGPTTNRSIRPPALHFNLIGPKLYVNPTQVIVGKTPVTGMRLYLEGVKCDRLAIHLQHLLNTPVLLQDKIDEPLTWRGSEDVPDHDRYSEAIQWKKFSHVCTAPVKYDPKWTSSGEDLSFIVTGAQLHVKKHETKSILHLRLLYSKVSKSCIVQSQWMQCDSESCTKSGSFVSAGLSEKEKTPLVVVDSGVYPTGPPVPLQTQKLLKFVDTTQLCRGPLNSPGHWLVTGAKLDLERGKICLRVKFSLLNMSS, encoded by the exons ATGAGCAATATTAATAGTATTGTAGAGAAAGCTATCGACAGCCTCGGAAAAGGCTTCGATTTGACCTGCGATTTTCGACTAAAGTATTGTAAAGGAGACGAAAGACTTGTGTTGCTCAATGAAACTGTCACAAAGGAGATCATTGTACCTGGTTTTGGAGCTTTTAATAATGTCCCTGTTGATATTAAATGTGATAAAGGCGATCGAGTTCGATTTCAATCTGATATTCTTACTTTTAATCAG ATGTCTGAATTTATGAACAGGAAAAGTTCAGTGGCAGGGAAAATACCATCAGGATTGTTTAATTCAATGTTTGGGTTTCAGAGTGGTTCATGGGCAACTGATGCAGCAAATACAAACTATTTAGGGCTTGATGGTTACTTCATTATATTGTTTGATGTTCATATTGATAGAAGTCCTCTTCTTTTGTCTGATCAAGTTATAAATGATGTTCCTTCAACTTGGGATCCTGCTGCTCTTGCAAG GTTCATAGAGAAATATGGTACCCACATAATTGTGGGGTTGAGTATAGGAGGACAAGATGTGGTCCTAGTTAGGCAAGACAAATTATCCAACATGGAACCATCACAACTCAAGGACCAATTGGATGAACTTGGTGATCAGTTATTCACTGGCATTTGTAACTTCTCTCCACACCAATGCAAAACACGAGAACAAAAGCATaag GCTCTAGAGGCATTCAATGTTTTTGATCCACAGCCCAATATCTTCAGCGACTTCCCATCAGCTACCACAAAAGAT GGAGTAACAGTGATATGTTCAAAAAGAGGTGGAGATTTAACAGCAAACACACACAGTGAATGGCTTCTAACAGTAGCTTCAAAGCCAGATGCAATTGGCTTCAACTTCATTCCCATCACTTCCCTTCTCAAAGCTGTTCCTGGCATGGGTTTCTTATCACATGCTATCAACCTTTATCTTCGAT ACAAGCCACCTATAGCAGATTTGCAGTATTTTCTGGATTTTCAAGCGCACAAGATGTGGGCCCCTGTTCATAGTGATCTTCCTTTAGGCCCAACTACAAATAGGTCCATTCGACCTCCAGCCCTTCATTTCAATTTGATAGGCCCCAAGCTTTACGTAAACCCAACTCAG GTAATTGTTGGAAAAACACCAGTAACTGGTATGCGACTTTATCTTGAAGGGGTCAAGTGTGACAG GCTGGCCATACATCTTCAACACTTGCTAAATACTCCAGTACTCCTTCAAGATAAAATAGATGAACCATTAACATGGCGCGGATCCGAAGATGTACCCGATCATGATCGATACTCTGAAGCCATTCAATGGAAAAAATTCTCACACGTATGCACAGCCCCTGTAAAGTACGATCCAAAATGGACATCCTCAGGGGAAGACTTGAGCTTCATTGTCACAGGAGCTCAACTCCACGTTAAAAAACACGAAACCAAGAGCATTTTACATCTTAGACTTTTATATTCCAAGGTTTCCAAGTCTTGCATTGTGCAATCTCAATGGATGCAATGTGACTCAGAAAGTTGTACAAAGTCAGGTAGTTTTGTGTCGGCCGGTTTATCGGAGAAGGAGAAGACGCCGCTAGTGGTGGTGGATTCCGGCGTGTATCCGACGGGTCCACCGGTGCCACTGCAAACGCAAAAGCTACTAAAATTTGTGGATACAACACAGTTATGTAGAGGGCCATTGAATAGTCCAGGGCATTGGTTAGTCACTGGGGCTAAATTGGACTTGGAAAGAGGCAAAATTTGCTTGCGTGTTAAATTCTCCTTGTTAAATATGTCTTCTTAA
- the LOC104227747 gene encoding MACPF domain-containing protein At1g14780 isoform X2 — MSNINSIVEKAIDSLGKGFDLTCDFRLKYCKGDERLVLLNETVTKEIIVPGFGAFNNVPVDIKCDKGDRVRFQSDILTFNQMSEFMNRKSSVAGKIPSGLFNSMFGFQSGSWATDAANTNYLGLDGYFIILFDVHIDRSPLLLSDQVINDVPSTWDPAALARFIEKYGTHIIVGLSIGGQDVVLVRQDKLSNMEPSQLKDQLDELGDQLFTGICNFSPHQCKTREQKHKALEAFNVFDPQPNIFSDFPSATTKDGVTVICSKRGGDLTANTHSEWLLTVASKPDAIGFNFIPITSLLKAVPGMGFLSHAINLYLRYLQYFLDFQAHKMWAPVHSDLPLGPTTNRSIRPPALHFNLIGPKLYVNPTQVIVGKTPVTGMRLYLEGVKCDRLAIHLQHLLNTPVLLQDKIDEPLTWRGSEDVPDHDRYSEAIQWKKFSHVCTAPVKYDPKWTSSGEDLSFIVTGAQLHVKKHETKSILHLRLLYSKVSKSCIVQSQWMQCDSESCTKSGSFVSAGLSEKEKTPLVVVDSGVYPTGPPVPLQTQKLLKFVDTTQLCRGPLNSPGHWLVTGAKLDLERGKICLRVKFSLLNMSS; from the exons ATGAGCAATATTAATAGTATTGTAGAGAAAGCTATCGACAGCCTCGGAAAAGGCTTCGATTTGACCTGCGATTTTCGACTAAAGTATTGTAAAGGAGACGAAAGACTTGTGTTGCTCAATGAAACTGTCACAAAGGAGATCATTGTACCTGGTTTTGGAGCTTTTAATAATGTCCCTGTTGATATTAAATGTGATAAAGGCGATCGAGTTCGATTTCAATCTGATATTCTTACTTTTAATCAG ATGTCTGAATTTATGAACAGGAAAAGTTCAGTGGCAGGGAAAATACCATCAGGATTGTTTAATTCAATGTTTGGGTTTCAGAGTGGTTCATGGGCAACTGATGCAGCAAATACAAACTATTTAGGGCTTGATGGTTACTTCATTATATTGTTTGATGTTCATATTGATAGAAGTCCTCTTCTTTTGTCTGATCAAGTTATAAATGATGTTCCTTCAACTTGGGATCCTGCTGCTCTTGCAAG GTTCATAGAGAAATATGGTACCCACATAATTGTGGGGTTGAGTATAGGAGGACAAGATGTGGTCCTAGTTAGGCAAGACAAATTATCCAACATGGAACCATCACAACTCAAGGACCAATTGGATGAACTTGGTGATCAGTTATTCACTGGCATTTGTAACTTCTCTCCACACCAATGCAAAACACGAGAACAAAAGCATaag GCTCTAGAGGCATTCAATGTTTTTGATCCACAGCCCAATATCTTCAGCGACTTCCCATCAGCTACCACAAAAGAT GGAGTAACAGTGATATGTTCAAAAAGAGGTGGAGATTTAACAGCAAACACACACAGTGAATGGCTTCTAACAGTAGCTTCAAAGCCAGATGCAATTGGCTTCAACTTCATTCCCATCACTTCCCTTCTCAAAGCTGTTCCTGGCATGGGTTTCTTATCACATGCTATCAACCTTTATCTTCGAT ATTTGCAGTATTTTCTGGATTTTCAAGCGCACAAGATGTGGGCCCCTGTTCATAGTGATCTTCCTTTAGGCCCAACTACAAATAGGTCCATTCGACCTCCAGCCCTTCATTTCAATTTGATAGGCCCCAAGCTTTACGTAAACCCAACTCAG GTAATTGTTGGAAAAACACCAGTAACTGGTATGCGACTTTATCTTGAAGGGGTCAAGTGTGACAG GCTGGCCATACATCTTCAACACTTGCTAAATACTCCAGTACTCCTTCAAGATAAAATAGATGAACCATTAACATGGCGCGGATCCGAAGATGTACCCGATCATGATCGATACTCTGAAGCCATTCAATGGAAAAAATTCTCACACGTATGCACAGCCCCTGTAAAGTACGATCCAAAATGGACATCCTCAGGGGAAGACTTGAGCTTCATTGTCACAGGAGCTCAACTCCACGTTAAAAAACACGAAACCAAGAGCATTTTACATCTTAGACTTTTATATTCCAAGGTTTCCAAGTCTTGCATTGTGCAATCTCAATGGATGCAATGTGACTCAGAAAGTTGTACAAAGTCAGGTAGTTTTGTGTCGGCCGGTTTATCGGAGAAGGAGAAGACGCCGCTAGTGGTGGTGGATTCCGGCGTGTATCCGACGGGTCCACCGGTGCCACTGCAAACGCAAAAGCTACTAAAATTTGTGGATACAACACAGTTATGTAGAGGGCCATTGAATAGTCCAGGGCATTGGTTAGTCACTGGGGCTAAATTGGACTTGGAAAGAGGCAAAATTTGCTTGCGTGTTAAATTCTCCTTGTTAAATATGTCTTCTTAA
- the LOC104227747 gene encoding MACPF domain-containing protein At1g14780 isoform X3 yields the protein MSEFMNRKSSVAGKIPSGLFNSMFGFQSGSWATDAANTNYLGLDGYFIILFDVHIDRSPLLLSDQVINDVPSTWDPAALARFIEKYGTHIIVGLSIGGQDVVLVRQDKLSNMEPSQLKDQLDELGDQLFTGICNFSPHQCKTREQKHKALEAFNVFDPQPNIFSDFPSATTKDGVTVICSKRGGDLTANTHSEWLLTVASKPDAIGFNFIPITSLLKAVPGMGFLSHAINLYLRYKPPIADLQYFLDFQAHKMWAPVHSDLPLGPTTNRSIRPPALHFNLIGPKLYVNPTQVIVGKTPVTGMRLYLEGVKCDRLAIHLQHLLNTPVLLQDKIDEPLTWRGSEDVPDHDRYSEAIQWKKFSHVCTAPVKYDPKWTSSGEDLSFIVTGAQLHVKKHETKSILHLRLLYSKVSKSCIVQSQWMQCDSESCTKSGSFVSAGLSEKEKTPLVVVDSGVYPTGPPVPLQTQKLLKFVDTTQLCRGPLNSPGHWLVTGAKLDLERGKICLRVKFSLLNMSS from the exons ATGTCTGAATTTATGAACAGGAAAAGTTCAGTGGCAGGGAAAATACCATCAGGATTGTTTAATTCAATGTTTGGGTTTCAGAGTGGTTCATGGGCAACTGATGCAGCAAATACAAACTATTTAGGGCTTGATGGTTACTTCATTATATTGTTTGATGTTCATATTGATAGAAGTCCTCTTCTTTTGTCTGATCAAGTTATAAATGATGTTCCTTCAACTTGGGATCCTGCTGCTCTTGCAAG GTTCATAGAGAAATATGGTACCCACATAATTGTGGGGTTGAGTATAGGAGGACAAGATGTGGTCCTAGTTAGGCAAGACAAATTATCCAACATGGAACCATCACAACTCAAGGACCAATTGGATGAACTTGGTGATCAGTTATTCACTGGCATTTGTAACTTCTCTCCACACCAATGCAAAACACGAGAACAAAAGCATaag GCTCTAGAGGCATTCAATGTTTTTGATCCACAGCCCAATATCTTCAGCGACTTCCCATCAGCTACCACAAAAGAT GGAGTAACAGTGATATGTTCAAAAAGAGGTGGAGATTTAACAGCAAACACACACAGTGAATGGCTTCTAACAGTAGCTTCAAAGCCAGATGCAATTGGCTTCAACTTCATTCCCATCACTTCCCTTCTCAAAGCTGTTCCTGGCATGGGTTTCTTATCACATGCTATCAACCTTTATCTTCGAT ACAAGCCACCTATAGCAGATTTGCAGTATTTTCTGGATTTTCAAGCGCACAAGATGTGGGCCCCTGTTCATAGTGATCTTCCTTTAGGCCCAACTACAAATAGGTCCATTCGACCTCCAGCCCTTCATTTCAATTTGATAGGCCCCAAGCTTTACGTAAACCCAACTCAG GTAATTGTTGGAAAAACACCAGTAACTGGTATGCGACTTTATCTTGAAGGGGTCAAGTGTGACAG GCTGGCCATACATCTTCAACACTTGCTAAATACTCCAGTACTCCTTCAAGATAAAATAGATGAACCATTAACATGGCGCGGATCCGAAGATGTACCCGATCATGATCGATACTCTGAAGCCATTCAATGGAAAAAATTCTCACACGTATGCACAGCCCCTGTAAAGTACGATCCAAAATGGACATCCTCAGGGGAAGACTTGAGCTTCATTGTCACAGGAGCTCAACTCCACGTTAAAAAACACGAAACCAAGAGCATTTTACATCTTAGACTTTTATATTCCAAGGTTTCCAAGTCTTGCATTGTGCAATCTCAATGGATGCAATGTGACTCAGAAAGTTGTACAAAGTCAGGTAGTTTTGTGTCGGCCGGTTTATCGGAGAAGGAGAAGACGCCGCTAGTGGTGGTGGATTCCGGCGTGTATCCGACGGGTCCACCGGTGCCACTGCAAACGCAAAAGCTACTAAAATTTGTGGATACAACACAGTTATGTAGAGGGCCATTGAATAGTCCAGGGCATTGGTTAGTCACTGGGGCTAAATTGGACTTGGAAAGAGGCAAAATTTGCTTGCGTGTTAAATTCTCCTTGTTAAATATGTCTTCTTAA
- the LOC104227747 gene encoding MACPF domain-containing protein At1g14780 isoform X4 translates to MSEFMNRKSSVAGKIPSGLFNSMFGFQSGSWATDAANTNYLGLDGYFIILFDVHIDRSPLLLSDQVINDVPSTWDPAALARFIEKYGTHIIVGLSIGGQDVVLVRQDKLSNMEPSQLKDQLDELGDQLFTGICNFSPHQCKTREQKHKALEAFNVFDPQPNIFSDFPSATTKDGVTVICSKRGGDLTANTHSEWLLTVASKPDAIGFNFIPITSLLKAVPGMGFLSHAINLYLRYLQYFLDFQAHKMWAPVHSDLPLGPTTNRSIRPPALHFNLIGPKLYVNPTQVIVGKTPVTGMRLYLEGVKCDRLAIHLQHLLNTPVLLQDKIDEPLTWRGSEDVPDHDRYSEAIQWKKFSHVCTAPVKYDPKWTSSGEDLSFIVTGAQLHVKKHETKSILHLRLLYSKVSKSCIVQSQWMQCDSESCTKSGSFVSAGLSEKEKTPLVVVDSGVYPTGPPVPLQTQKLLKFVDTTQLCRGPLNSPGHWLVTGAKLDLERGKICLRVKFSLLNMSS, encoded by the exons ATGTCTGAATTTATGAACAGGAAAAGTTCAGTGGCAGGGAAAATACCATCAGGATTGTTTAATTCAATGTTTGGGTTTCAGAGTGGTTCATGGGCAACTGATGCAGCAAATACAAACTATTTAGGGCTTGATGGTTACTTCATTATATTGTTTGATGTTCATATTGATAGAAGTCCTCTTCTTTTGTCTGATCAAGTTATAAATGATGTTCCTTCAACTTGGGATCCTGCTGCTCTTGCAAG GTTCATAGAGAAATATGGTACCCACATAATTGTGGGGTTGAGTATAGGAGGACAAGATGTGGTCCTAGTTAGGCAAGACAAATTATCCAACATGGAACCATCACAACTCAAGGACCAATTGGATGAACTTGGTGATCAGTTATTCACTGGCATTTGTAACTTCTCTCCACACCAATGCAAAACACGAGAACAAAAGCATaag GCTCTAGAGGCATTCAATGTTTTTGATCCACAGCCCAATATCTTCAGCGACTTCCCATCAGCTACCACAAAAGAT GGAGTAACAGTGATATGTTCAAAAAGAGGTGGAGATTTAACAGCAAACACACACAGTGAATGGCTTCTAACAGTAGCTTCAAAGCCAGATGCAATTGGCTTCAACTTCATTCCCATCACTTCCCTTCTCAAAGCTGTTCCTGGCATGGGTTTCTTATCACATGCTATCAACCTTTATCTTCGAT ATTTGCAGTATTTTCTGGATTTTCAAGCGCACAAGATGTGGGCCCCTGTTCATAGTGATCTTCCTTTAGGCCCAACTACAAATAGGTCCATTCGACCTCCAGCCCTTCATTTCAATTTGATAGGCCCCAAGCTTTACGTAAACCCAACTCAG GTAATTGTTGGAAAAACACCAGTAACTGGTATGCGACTTTATCTTGAAGGGGTCAAGTGTGACAG GCTGGCCATACATCTTCAACACTTGCTAAATACTCCAGTACTCCTTCAAGATAAAATAGATGAACCATTAACATGGCGCGGATCCGAAGATGTACCCGATCATGATCGATACTCTGAAGCCATTCAATGGAAAAAATTCTCACACGTATGCACAGCCCCTGTAAAGTACGATCCAAAATGGACATCCTCAGGGGAAGACTTGAGCTTCATTGTCACAGGAGCTCAACTCCACGTTAAAAAACACGAAACCAAGAGCATTTTACATCTTAGACTTTTATATTCCAAGGTTTCCAAGTCTTGCATTGTGCAATCTCAATGGATGCAATGTGACTCAGAAAGTTGTACAAAGTCAGGTAGTTTTGTGTCGGCCGGTTTATCGGAGAAGGAGAAGACGCCGCTAGTGGTGGTGGATTCCGGCGTGTATCCGACGGGTCCACCGGTGCCACTGCAAACGCAAAAGCTACTAAAATTTGTGGATACAACACAGTTATGTAGAGGGCCATTGAATAGTCCAGGGCATTGGTTAGTCACTGGGGCTAAATTGGACTTGGAAAGAGGCAAAATTTGCTTGCGTGTTAAATTCTCCTTGTTAAATATGTCTTCTTAA